The following coding sequences are from one Anopheles bellator chromosome X, idAnoBellAS_SP24_06.2, whole genome shotgun sequence window:
- the LOC131213835 gene encoding ubiquitin-conjugating enzyme E2-17 kDa: MALKRINKELQDLGRDPPAQCSAGPVGDDLFHWQATIMGPPDSPYQGGVFFLTIHFPTDYPFKPPKVAFTTRIYHPNINSNGSICLDILRSQWSPALTISKVLLSICSLLCDPNPDDPLVPEIARIYKTDREKYNELAREWTRKYAM, from the exons ATGGCATTAAAGAGAATTAATAAG GAACTACAAGACTTGGGGAGAGATCCACCGGCACAATGCTCAGCTGGTCCTGTCGGGGACGATT tgTTTCACTGGCAGGCAACCATTATGGGCCCG CCAGACAGTCCGTACCAGGGCGGAGTGTTCTTTCTGACTATACATTTCCCAACAGACTATCCGTTCAAACCACCAAAAGTGGCTTTTACAACACGCATCTATCACccaaacatcaacagcaatGGGTCGATTTGCCTCGATATTCTAAGATCTCAATGGTCACCCGCGCTAACAATTTCaaaag TTTTGCTCTCGATCTGCTCTCTGCTATGCGATCCGAATCCTGACGATCCGTTGGTGCCAGAGATTGCCAGAATATACAAGACGGATCGGGAAAAATATAACGAACTCGCTCGGGAGTGGACCAGAAAGTATGCTATGTGA